A window of Ictidomys tridecemlineatus isolate mIctTri1 chromosome 1, mIctTri1.hap1, whole genome shotgun sequence contains these coding sequences:
- the Spmip10 gene encoding sperm-associated microtubule inner protein 10 produces the protein MASGKDSDLTLSNDCSDENSYNPANKYDEIHLPRFSLKQGMIPARYVMPWKENMEFRNVNLKKAEACGIHTGPLEDSLFLDHSERLCHGEDRTIVLKKGPPEIKITDMPLHSPLSKYQSTVISHGFRRRLV, from the exons ATGGCTTCAGGAAAAGACAGTGATCTGACCTTATCCAATGACTGCTCTGATGAGAATTCATATAATCCTGCTAATAA GTATGATGAGATTCATTTGCCACGGTTTTCATTAAAGCAAGGGATGATCCCAGCACGTTATGTCATGCCttggaaagaaaatatggaattcAGGAATGTGAATCTGAAG aaagcaGAAGCATGTGGGATCCATACTGGACCACTAGAAGACTCTCTCTTTTTGGATCACAGTGAAAGGCTTTGCCACGGGGAAGATCGCACAATTGTCTTGAAGAAAGGCCcaccagaaataaaaattacagatatGCCTTTGCATTCACCTCTCTCTAAATACCAAAGCACTGTGATCTCCCATGGCTTTAGAAGGCGACTAGTCTGA